Proteins found in one Pontibacter sp. SGAir0037 genomic segment:
- a CDS encoding BamA/TamA family outer membrane protein, with the protein MYKIAALVCLLLLQVPFAWAQEEKVLEQVAVQRNSKVALRFSFSDEDNQVLRQYTYKPVLPDAATAKNEVQALVYQLQQDAYLTASADSMFIRQDTLHVKLHIGNLFELAELRNGNLSEGILVESGFREKFYRNIPFKPAEYVRLQQRILSYAEQNGYPFASVRLDSVVIEGGKIKAALMVEKAFLVTYDSLLIVGGTKTKKKFLMRYLQLYPGQPYNQEQIAATQRMLTALPYVRVQRPPQVRFLRDKAQVIYFLEDRQANQIDGVIGFLPDPGRSDNKLLITGEANLHIRNITGTGKSLGLQWRRVGRGSVTLNGEYIHPNIFGTPFEVGGKFNLLKQDSTFITVQPRLHLSYNTLKYGRISFLGEWRNSRLLAEAPQQSLQNLDLADARTASYGFNYLWNNLDDFYFPKRGLLTELQIAAGRKQLLRNAALEKSFYDTLQVNTTQLSLALRLEKFTKLGRSSSLLTRLRSEALLNNQIFLNDMYRLGGLYSIRGFDDFFFYASSYAIATLEYRLYTDTDSYVLLFYDQGYYRSDLEKLRTTDMPYGLGGGISFSTGAGVFQLVYSVGKSEQQQLGLKNSKIHFGITSKF; encoded by the coding sequence ATGTATAAAATAGCTGCTTTAGTTTGCCTGTTGCTTTTGCAGGTGCCTTTTGCCTGGGCACAGGAGGAAAAGGTATTGGAACAGGTGGCTGTGCAAAGGAACTCGAAAGTAGCGCTGCGGTTTTCTTTTTCGGATGAAGATAATCAGGTGCTGCGCCAGTATACCTATAAGCCTGTGCTTCCGGATGCAGCCACTGCCAAAAATGAGGTGCAGGCGCTCGTTTACCAACTACAACAGGATGCTTACCTCACAGCTTCTGCCGATAGCATGTTTATAAGGCAGGACACGCTCCACGTGAAACTGCATATCGGTAACTTATTTGAGCTGGCGGAGCTTCGGAATGGAAACCTGAGCGAGGGCATTTTAGTTGAGTCAGGATTCAGAGAGAAATTTTACCGTAACATTCCGTTTAAACCTGCAGAATATGTCAGGCTGCAGCAGCGAATCCTAAGCTATGCTGAACAAAATGGTTACCCCTTTGCATCAGTTCGGCTAGACTCTGTGGTAATTGAAGGGGGAAAAATAAAAGCTGCTCTGATGGTGGAAAAGGCTTTTCTGGTAACATATGATTCTCTCCTGATTGTGGGCGGCACTAAAACAAAGAAAAAGTTTCTGATGCGTTACCTGCAGCTATACCCGGGGCAGCCATACAATCAGGAACAGATTGCAGCCACACAGCGCATGCTCACGGCTCTGCCTTATGTAAGGGTGCAGCGGCCTCCACAGGTACGTTTCCTACGCGATAAGGCACAGGTGATTTACTTTCTGGAAGATAGGCAGGCCAACCAGATAGACGGTGTTATTGGTTTCCTGCCCGACCCCGGCCGCAGCGACAATAAATTGCTTATAACTGGTGAAGCAAACCTGCATATCAGAAATATAACGGGTACAGGTAAAAGTTTGGGGCTTCAGTGGCGGCGTGTAGGGCGTGGTTCTGTTACCTTAAATGGAGAATACATCCATCCGAATATTTTCGGAACGCCATTCGAAGTCGGAGGTAAATTTAACCTGCTGAAGCAGGACTCCACTTTTATAACTGTTCAGCCTCGTTTACATCTATCTTACAATACGCTGAAGTATGGCCGTATCAGTTTTTTGGGAGAGTGGCGTAACTCCAGGCTATTAGCAGAGGCACCGCAGCAAAGCTTACAAAACCTCGACCTGGCCGATGCCCGCACCGCCTCCTATGGCTTTAACTACCTCTGGAATAACCTGGATGATTTCTACTTCCCGAAGCGGGGCTTGCTGACAGAGCTGCAAATAGCTGCCGGAAGAAAACAATTGCTCCGTAATGCGGCGCTGGAGAAAAGCTTTTACGATACCTTGCAGGTAAATACAACGCAGCTAAGCCTGGCGCTACGGCTAGAGAAGTTTACAAAATTAGGTCGTAGCAGCAGCTTGCTTACCCGGCTAAGAAGCGAAGCGTTGCTGAACAACCAGATTTTCCTGAACGACATGTATCGCCTGGGCGGGCTCTATAGCATTCGTGGCTTTGATGATTTCTTTTTTTATGCCTCTTCTTATGCTATTGCTACCTTAGAATATCGTCTTTATACCGATACTGACTCGTATGTGCTGCTTTTCTACGACCAGGGCTACTACCGAAGCGATTTAGAAAAGTTGCGAACAACAGATATGCCCTATGGCTTAGGCGGAGGCATTAGCTTTAGCACCGGTGCCGGCGTGTTTCAACTGGTATACTCTGTAGGAAAATCGGAGCAACAGCAGCTAGGGTTAAAGAATTCTAAGATTCATTTTGGTATTACAAGCAAATTTTAG
- the hemW gene encoding radical SAM family heme chaperone HemW has translation MAGIYLHIPFCKQACHYCDFHFSTSMGLKEATVQAIAHELKLRQNYLQGQQVETIYFGGGTPSLLQLQELQLLLATIQSFYIVSDKAEITLEANPDDLTPQKLKELKTAGINRLSIGLQSFHEPYLRLMNRAHTATESLQCVQDAQAAGFSNITVDLIYGIPAPDHTQWHQDLDKLFALGVQHVSCYALTIEPDTALGRWSKKGKFKPAEDEFTAQQFEILLERMAQEGFVQYEISNFCKPGYESKHNSNYWRGIHYLGVGPSAHSFNGSSRQYNVAHNKKYTDALKQDTVPFEVEELSLTDQANDYLLTSLRTTWGCDLARMKSDYHIDFRSSHSQYLQELQTKELALIQDDVLYLTDKGKLLADQVTLELFIG, from the coding sequence TTGGCCGGCATATACCTCCACATTCCATTTTGCAAGCAGGCTTGCCATTATTGCGATTTCCATTTTAGCACCTCTATGGGCTTAAAAGAAGCTACCGTACAGGCTATTGCGCATGAGCTGAAGCTTCGCCAGAATTATTTGCAGGGACAACAGGTTGAAACCATCTACTTTGGAGGCGGAACCCCTTCGCTACTTCAACTGCAGGAACTGCAACTCCTCCTCGCAACAATACAAAGCTTCTATATAGTTTCGGATAAGGCAGAAATTACACTCGAAGCCAACCCGGATGATCTGACTCCTCAGAAATTGAAGGAATTGAAAACAGCCGGCATTAACCGCCTCAGCATCGGGCTACAGTCCTTCCACGAGCCCTACCTTCGCCTCATGAACCGCGCTCATACAGCAACGGAGAGCCTGCAATGCGTGCAGGATGCACAAGCTGCGGGTTTCAGCAACATAACCGTAGATTTAATTTATGGCATACCGGCTCCTGATCATACACAGTGGCACCAGGACCTGGACAAACTTTTTGCACTGGGTGTGCAGCATGTTTCATGTTATGCCTTAACCATAGAGCCTGACACGGCATTAGGCCGCTGGAGCAAAAAAGGGAAATTTAAACCCGCCGAAGATGAATTTACGGCGCAGCAGTTCGAGATCCTGCTGGAAAGAATGGCACAGGAAGGTTTTGTACAGTATGAGATTTCAAACTTCTGCAAGCCAGGTTATGAGTCGAAGCACAACAGCAATTACTGGCGGGGCATACATTACTTAGGCGTTGGCCCAAGTGCCCATTCCTTTAACGGAAGCTCGAGGCAGTATAACGTGGCACATAATAAAAAGTATACAGATGCTCTAAAGCAGGATACAGTGCCTTTCGAAGTAGAAGAGCTTTCCCTGACAGATCAGGCAAACGATTACCTGCTCACCAGCCTCCGCACTACCTGGGGCTGTGATTTAGCCAGGATGAAATCAGACTATCACATTGATTTCAGAAGCAGCCACAGCCAATACCTACAGGAGCTACAGACAAAAGAACTGGCGCTCATACAAGACGATGTACTTTATTTAACCGACAAAGGAAAACTCTTAGCAGACCAGGTAACTTTAGAACTTTTCATTGGCTAA
- the lhgO gene encoding L-2-hydroxyglutarate oxidase, translating to MSVKKYDTIVIGAGLVGLSVAYHLKKKNPDAKVLVIEKEKDVAKHQSGNNSGVMHSGIYYAPGSLKAKNCIAGYNSLIEFADEHQIPYELCGKIIVATTPTEVVKLNDIYERGINNGLQNLRKLSSLQEIQEIEPHCTGIKGIHVPQTGIIDYPKMAATLLSIYQNQYGGDTAFGERVIRIHNQNKGILVETDKHTYSASNMVSCAGLFSDRVANMTEQENDLRIIPFRGEYYKLSKEKEYLVKTLIYPVPDPSFPFLGVHFTRMIRGGVEAGPNAVLAFKREGYKFQDFNLKDTQETFSWPGFWKIAAKYGRTGLGEMYRSLSKAAFTKALQKLVPEIQESDLVPGGAGVRAQACDRNGKLIDDFDILKNNNIIHVRNAPSPAATSSLAIGKYIVNQLNEQEALV from the coding sequence ATGTCAGTAAAAAAATATGACACCATTGTAATCGGAGCGGGTTTAGTTGGTTTATCCGTTGCCTATCATTTAAAGAAAAAAAATCCTGATGCGAAGGTGCTGGTTATAGAGAAGGAAAAAGATGTAGCTAAACACCAATCAGGCAATAACAGCGGCGTGATGCATAGCGGCATCTACTACGCTCCGGGTAGCCTTAAAGCCAAGAACTGCATAGCTGGCTATAACTCATTAATTGAATTTGCCGACGAACATCAGATCCCTTATGAGCTCTGCGGCAAAATTATAGTTGCTACCACACCCACAGAGGTTGTGAAGCTAAACGATATTTATGAAAGAGGAATTAACAATGGCTTGCAGAACCTGCGTAAGCTCTCTTCGCTGCAGGAAATACAGGAGATTGAGCCACATTGTACAGGTATAAAAGGAATTCATGTGCCACAGACGGGCATCATAGATTATCCTAAAATGGCCGCTACCCTTCTGTCAATTTACCAGAACCAATATGGAGGCGATACTGCTTTTGGTGAGAGAGTAATCCGGATCCATAACCAGAACAAGGGCATTTTGGTTGAAACAGATAAACATACCTATAGTGCAAGCAACATGGTTAGCTGTGCAGGGCTGTTTTCGGACAGGGTAGCCAACATGACAGAGCAGGAAAACGATCTGCGCATCATCCCTTTCAGAGGAGAGTACTACAAGCTGAGCAAGGAAAAGGAGTACCTGGTTAAAACGCTTATTTATCCTGTGCCCGACCCAAGTTTCCCATTCCTGGGGGTGCACTTTACCCGCATGATACGTGGCGGTGTAGAGGCTGGTCCAAATGCAGTACTTGCTTTTAAGCGTGAAGGGTACAAGTTCCAGGACTTTAACTTAAAAGATACCCAGGAAACCTTTTCATGGCCAGGATTCTGGAAAATTGCCGCTAAGTATGGCCGTACCGGCTTAGGCGAAATGTACAGGTCTTTATCTAAAGCAGCCTTTACCAAAGCACTGCAGAAGCTGGTACCAGAAATCCAGGAAAGCGATTTAGTACCGGGAGGAGCTGGTGTAAGAGCTCAGGCCTGCGACAGAAACGGCAAATTGATCGATGACTTCGATATCTTGAAGAACAATAACATTATTCATGTTCGCAATGCCCCTTCGCCGGCAGCAACCTCTTCTTTGGCTATAGGTAAGTATATTGTGAACCAGCTAAACGAGCAGGAAGCTTTGGTATAG
- a CDS encoding cyclase family protein → MTSASITFKGQTYGFNPLEPLDISMPLHDRQPQPECFWAEPVAFETIVAGNFVGSVAEGGSTNYKRIHLTPHGNGTHTECYGHIAADASATIYNCLKRYLFVAKLITVAPQELENGDRVIVLEDVERHLLENTPEAVILRTLPNTAEKLTRHYSGTNPPYLDHRLAALLAEKGVEHLLLDLPSVDREQDEGKLLAHRAFWQYPHNTRTGATITELIYVPDAIEDGLYLLNLQLISLQLDASPSKPTLYRLNPH, encoded by the coding sequence ATGACTAGCGCCTCTATTACTTTTAAAGGTCAGACCTATGGCTTTAACCCACTGGAGCCACTCGACATTTCCATGCCACTGCATGACCGGCAGCCTCAACCTGAATGCTTTTGGGCGGAACCGGTTGCATTTGAAACAATAGTAGCAGGCAATTTTGTAGGAAGCGTTGCCGAAGGTGGCAGTACTAACTATAAACGCATACACCTTACCCCACATGGCAACGGCACCCACACAGAGTGTTACGGACACATTGCTGCCGATGCCAGTGCTACTATTTATAACTGCCTGAAGCGCTATTTATTTGTAGCAAAGCTTATAACTGTAGCTCCGCAAGAGCTGGAAAATGGCGACAGGGTAATAGTACTGGAAGATGTAGAGAGGCATCTGTTAGAGAATACACCGGAAGCAGTTATACTTCGAACTTTACCTAATACAGCTGAGAAACTTACCCGCCACTACTCCGGCACAAATCCGCCTTACCTGGACCACCGCCTGGCAGCGTTGCTAGCCGAAAAAGGAGTAGAGCATCTGTTGTTGGATTTACCCTCTGTTGACAGAGAGCAGGATGAAGGGAAACTATTGGCTCATAGGGCCTTCTGGCAATATCCGCACAATACCAGAACTGGTGCCACTATTACAGAACTTATTTATGTACCTGATGCGATAGAAGATGGCCTATACTTGCTAAATCTGCAACTTATCAGCCTGCAGTTAGATGCTAGTCCTAGTAAGCCAACACTCTACCGCTTAAACCCTCACTAA